Proteins from a single region of Aerococcus viridans:
- a CDS encoding S1C family serine protease has protein sequence MSQSNNPNNLNDQSSVDNQNDEPIKNPNEPHRPEKKERKLTALQSGLIGGAVAAVLISGVGYAVTTANDTDDQISTEEVQSIVDEAVSSAQADNTASSVQSTSLDVTTDVSETVANVQDSVVSVVNMTESVSTYDLFGFTSPTQGETTTESSELETSSEGSGVVYKVDGDTAYVVTNNHVIDGADAINIIMADGTQVEAEVVGSDPWTDLAVLKISSDVVTTVAEFGDSDSLKVGEPAIAIGSPLGSEYATTVTQGIISGLDRSVPVDIDGDGTSDWVANVIQTDAAINPGNSGGALLNAAGQVIGINSMKVSSDQVEGMGFAIPAGEVQTIIGELEVNGKIVRPELGVSMVDLNRVSLDYQSQNLQLPDDVDGGVYVAEVSAGSAAEAAGLQADDVIVEFAGEAVTDSASLRQALYQQKSDASVEVSFYRNGELQTATVQLQPQNNSSATQ, from the coding sequence ATGTCTCAGTCAAATAATCCAAATAATTTAAATGACCAATCATCAGTAGATAACCAAAATGATGAACCAATTAAAAACCCAAATGAACCACATAGACCTGAAAAGAAAGAACGTAAATTGACCGCCTTACAATCAGGCTTAATTGGTGGTGCAGTTGCGGCTGTGTTAATTTCTGGTGTGGGCTATGCTGTGACGACTGCCAACGATACGGATGATCAGATTTCAACAGAAGAAGTGCAATCGATTGTAGATGAGGCAGTTTCTAGTGCGCAAGCAGATAATACAGCTTCTTCAGTCCAATCGACTTCACTTGATGTGACTACGGATGTTTCTGAAACAGTAGCTAATGTACAAGATTCAGTTGTTTCTGTTGTGAACATGACAGAGTCTGTGTCAACGTATGATTTATTCGGATTTACTTCACCAACTCAAGGAGAAACTACAACAGAGTCTTCAGAATTAGAAACTTCTTCTGAGGGTTCAGGTGTTGTCTACAAGGTTGATGGGGACACTGCTTATGTTGTCACTAACAACCATGTAATTGACGGGGCAGATGCGATTAATATTATTATGGCTGATGGTACCCAAGTTGAGGCTGAAGTGGTTGGTTCTGATCCATGGACTGACTTAGCGGTATTGAAGATTTCTTCAGATGTTGTGACAACAGTTGCTGAATTTGGGGATTCTGATAGCTTGAAAGTAGGGGAACCTGCGATTGCCATTGGTTCACCTTTAGGTTCTGAATATGCAACAACTGTGACGCAAGGGATTATCTCTGGTTTAGACCGTTCGGTACCTGTTGATATAGATGGCGACGGCACATCCGACTGGGTGGCCAATGTTATCCAAACGGATGCAGCGATTAACCCTGGTAACTCTGGTGGTGCTTTATTAAATGCTGCTGGACAAGTGATTGGGATTAACTCGATGAAGGTATCAAGTGACCAAGTAGAGGGTATGGGCTTTGCCATCCCAGCAGGTGAGGTGCAAACAATCATTGGTGAACTGGAAGTCAATGGCAAAATTGTTCGTCCGGAATTAGGTGTATCTATGGTTGACCTTAACCGAGTGTCATTAGATTATCAATCACAAAACTTACAATTACCTGATGATGTTGATGGTGGTGTTTATGTTGCAGAAGTATCAGCAGGATCGGCGGCGGAGGCAGCTGGTTTACAAGCTGATGATGTCATCGTTGAATTTGCGGGTGAAGCTGTAACGGATTCAGCATCATTACGTCAAGCTTTATACCAACAAAAATCTGATGCAAGTGTAGAGGTTTCCTTCTACCGCAATGGTGAATTACAAACAGCGACTGTACAGTTACAACCACAAAACAACAGTTCCGCAACCCAATAA
- a CDS encoding potassium channel family protein, with product MGKMNLVGILGLGIFGSTIAKELSENGVEIIACDLDEKNVNRLDGYLTVGSVGDFTDIEYMRNLGFGQCDAIVISTGTNLEASVLGVINAKELGIDHIICKVKNKTNRKVLEALGVNTIVQPEKESGVQIARRMIHNTIEEIINLDDETSLVEFRPPEEWVGKSLTSLNTRQRYDINIIGIRKRRREALTTTFPADYIIQADDIYVAIANTDKFEKADYLREIR from the coding sequence ATGGGAAAAATGAATTTAGTAGGTATTTTAGGTTTAGGTATTTTTGGTTCTACAATCGCTAAAGAATTATCCGAAAACGGCGTTGAAATCATTGCCTGTGATTTAGATGAAAAAAATGTTAACCGTTTAGATGGTTACTTAACAGTTGGTTCAGTTGGAGACTTTACTGATATAGAATATATGCGTAACCTTGGTTTTGGCCAATGTGATGCGATTGTTATTTCTACAGGTACCAACCTTGAAGCTTCTGTATTAGGTGTTATAAATGCAAAAGAATTAGGTATCGACCATATCATCTGTAAGGTTAAAAATAAAACAAATCGTAAAGTTTTAGAAGCGCTAGGTGTAAATACCATCGTGCAACCAGAAAAAGAATCTGGCGTTCAAATTGCTCGCCGTATGATTCACAACACCATTGAAGAAATTATTAACCTAGATGACGAAACATCTTTAGTAGAATTCCGTCCACCAGAAGAATGGGTGGGCAAATCACTCACTTCATTGAATACACGTCAACGTTACGACATCAATATCATTGGTATCCGCAAACGTCGTCGTGAAGCATTAACCACAACCTTCCCTGCTGACTATATCATCCAAGCAGATGATATCTATGTCGCTATTGCTAATACTGACAAATTTGAAAAAGCTGACTATTTACGTGAAATTCGTTAA
- a CDS encoding TrkH family potassium uptake protein produces the protein MTINLIHRALHYFLKPVSQLSSAKKIALSFAVVIFVGSLLLSLPISQVATSDATYFDHLFIAVSAVCVTGLWVESIFDTYNTFGQIIMLMLIQIGGLGLMTFISLIYFRIGQNVRIRDQVAVSGALNNSSLNDIANWLGKIFRYTFIIEGAGALLFATYFIPEYGLGRGTFLSIFMAVSAFCNAGFDPLSNSSMIALQTQPVINWTIISLIILGGIGFSVWFDVTNQIKKLDRSRPKFALKNAIRHLRPHTKLALKMTLLIITLGTLLFLAFEWNNTGTIGEMSIGNKLMTAVFQTVTMRTAGFASIDYTLAHPVSILIFIVTMFIGGSPGGTAGGLKTTTFALVLMMAIAEIRQKEFINFDKHTIPAKLLRQAFVILLLYTTLLIIGSGLILTFDPQVDFLYILFEAISAFATVGVTANLTPTLSMASQIILMALMFIGRIGPMTMFLSLLPSKQDKKRDIKYTNTNILIG, from the coding sequence ATCACAATTAATTTAATACATCGAGCGCTACATTATTTTCTAAAACCAGTAAGCCAATTATCTAGCGCTAAAAAAATTGCTTTATCGTTTGCTGTCGTCATCTTTGTAGGTTCACTACTACTGAGTCTACCAATTAGCCAGGTGGCCACATCAGATGCAACATACTTTGACCATCTATTCATTGCTGTTTCTGCTGTCTGTGTGACAGGTTTGTGGGTTGAATCCATTTTTGATACCTATAATACATTTGGACAAATTATTATGTTGATGTTAATCCAGATCGGTGGTTTAGGTTTGATGACATTCATCTCGCTCATTTATTTTAGAATTGGCCAAAATGTCCGCATACGTGACCAAGTTGCTGTTTCCGGTGCTTTAAACAACAGTTCACTAAACGATATTGCCAATTGGCTAGGTAAAATTTTCCGATACACTTTTATTATTGAAGGTGCTGGTGCTTTACTCTTTGCTACTTATTTTATTCCTGAATATGGTTTAGGTCGCGGTACTTTTCTAAGTATCTTTATGGCGGTTTCTGCTTTCTGTAATGCTGGGTTTGACCCACTTAGCAATTCATCTATGATCGCCCTACAAACACAGCCCGTAATTAACTGGACTATTATTTCTTTAATTATTTTAGGTGGTATTGGTTTCTCAGTATGGTTTGATGTAACCAATCAAATCAAAAAGTTAGACCGGTCTAGACCTAAGTTTGCCTTAAAAAATGCGATTCGTCATTTACGGCCACATACTAAATTGGCATTGAAAATGACCCTCCTAATCATTACGCTAGGGACTTTATTATTTCTAGCCTTCGAGTGGAACAATACCGGCACAATTGGAGAGATGAGTATTGGTAACAAGTTGATGACTGCTGTTTTCCAAACGGTTACGATGCGTACCGCTGGATTTGCTTCTATCGATTATACTTTAGCACACCCTGTTAGCATATTGATATTCATTGTTACCATGTTTATCGGTGGGAGTCCTGGTGGTACTGCCGGGGGTTTAAAAACAACAACATTTGCTTTAGTATTAATGATGGCCATTGCAGAAATTCGCCAGAAAGAATTTATCAACTTTGATAAACACACGATTCCAGCAAAACTATTACGTCAGGCATTCGTTATTTTATTACTATATACCACTTTATTAATTATCGGTTCTGGTTTAATCTTAACTTTTGATCCCCAAGTGGATTTCTTATATATACTATTTGAAGCCATTTCTGCTTTTGCAACCGTTGGTGTAACAGCCAATTTAACACCAACGCTTTCTATGGCTAGTCAAATTATTTTAATGGCATTAATGTTTATCGGACGGATTGGTCCAATGACTATGTTCCTTTCTTTATTACCAAGTAAACAAGATAAAAAACGTGATATTAAATATACAAACACAAATATTTTAATAGGATAG
- the rlmH gene encoding 23S rRNA (pseudouridine(1915)-N(3))-methyltransferase RlmH translates to MLIKIISVGKLKEKYLKQGIEEYTKRLSRYTKFEIIEVKDEPTKENASESEDEMVKDAEGERILNKIKPDDFVYLLAINGQMLSSLGLAKSMQVQMTQGKSTLVFVIGGSLGTSDAVNKRANQAISFGKMTLPHQLMRLVLTEQIYRAFRIQNNEPYHK, encoded by the coding sequence ATGTTAATTAAAATTATCTCAGTTGGTAAATTGAAAGAAAAGTACCTAAAACAAGGCATTGAAGAGTATACTAAGCGGTTATCTCGGTATACAAAGTTTGAAATCATTGAAGTGAAAGATGAACCGACAAAAGAAAATGCTAGTGAATCAGAAGATGAAATGGTGAAGGATGCGGAAGGTGAACGTATCTTGAATAAAATAAAACCGGATGACTTTGTTTATCTGTTGGCTATTAATGGGCAAATGTTGTCGTCCTTAGGATTGGCCAAATCGATGCAAGTTCAGATGACTCAGGGGAAATCGACACTGGTCTTTGTGATTGGTGGTTCTTTAGGAACCAGTGACGCTGTCAACAAGCGGGCCAATCAAGCCATTTCTTTTGGGAAAATGACCTTACCTCACCAATTGATGCGCTTAGTGTTAACAGAACAAATTTATCGCGCCTTTAGAATACAAAATAATGAACCGTATCATAAATAA
- the gloB gene encoding hydroxyacylglutathione hydrolase gives MNIFPIHALADNYIWMIEDTDSVMIVDPGEAAEVLSYIEVEKPSQIAILLTHKHDDHIGGVEEIIQTYPETNIYGPSEVPGFDDMTILEDGSQVDILGHKVTALLSAGHTAGHLAYIVDNQFLFTGDAMFSAGCGRVFTGDYQAAFDALETFSRLDDDIAVFAGHEYTLTNLKFAHSIFPENEVIAEALGQAEVLNAVNHPTYPSTIGREKIINIFMQAEDVTAFKDLRNLRDNF, from the coding sequence ATGAATATTTTTCCAATACATGCATTAGCAGATAATTATATTTGGATGATTGAAGATACAGATAGTGTTATGATTGTTGACCCGGGTGAAGCAGCAGAAGTTTTATCTTATATCGAAGTAGAAAAACCTAGCCAAATTGCTATTTTATTAACACATAAACACGACGATCATATTGGTGGTGTAGAGGAAATTATCCAGACCTACCCAGAAACTAATATTTATGGTCCAAGTGAGGTGCCAGGTTTTGACGATATGACAATTTTAGAAGATGGTAGCCAGGTAGATATTTTAGGCCATAAAGTAACCGCTTTACTTTCAGCGGGCCATACAGCTGGTCACTTAGCCTATATTGTCGATAATCAATTTCTATTTACTGGTGATGCAATGTTCTCAGCCGGCTGTGGTCGTGTATTTACGGGCGACTACCAAGCAGCATTTGATGCCTTAGAAACTTTTAGTCGGTTAGACGATGACATTGCTGTCTTTGCAGGACACGAGTACACCTTAACCAATTTAAAATTCGCCCATTCAATCTTTCCAGAAAATGAAGTAATTGCTGAAGCCTTAGGGCAAGCAGAAGTTTTAAATGCTGTAAACCATCCTACCTATCCTTCAACTATTGGTAGAGAAAAAATCATTAACATTTTTATGCAAGCAGAAGATGTCACAGCTTTTAAAGATTTAAGAAATTTACGGGATAATTTTTAA
- a CDS encoding carbon starvation protein A, with translation MWTFIIGVVALVVGYFTYGRYIEKNFEPNPERTTPAEVLQDGMDFVPMPRWKNAIIELLNIAGTGPVFGPIMGALYGPVAYLWIVFGCIFAGAVHDYMLGMVSLRNNGAQLPALAGKYINKGTMHVVNLFACLLLLLVGTVFVSSPAALIQSLLPGNVALIIIIIAIFIYYIISTVLPIDQAMGKVYPWFGAILIISTLAIGLTLIFGDHSMIELSSATMSNFHPKGLAIFPGIFFTISCGAMSGFHATQAPMVSRTMENEREGRFTFYGMMIAEGVIAMIWVAASLALFDGETLSGMIDAGTASAVVNAVSLELLGPIFGTLAIIGVIVLPLSSGLSAFRSLRIIIADYTHMKQDTLPKIMTITLPIYVISFFLTFVDFNILWRYFNWANQVTAVLALLVTTRYLFLKGRNYFVTLVPSVFMLYAVVVYLLSEPIGFNLGLSNLSYWGGAAITLIILALFWKQGIDQKAKLDPSSKLINDQLSIQTLYPELVNEK, from the coding sequence ATGTGGACATTTATAATAGGTGTCGTCGCTTTAGTTGTAGGATACTTCACCTATGGTCGCTATATCGAGAAAAACTTCGAGCCGAATCCTGAACGGACAACACCAGCGGAGGTTTTACAAGATGGCATGGACTTTGTACCAATGCCTAGATGGAAGAACGCAATTATTGAATTATTAAACATCGCAGGGACAGGACCTGTATTTGGACCAATTATGGGTGCTTTATATGGGCCGGTCGCTTATTTATGGATTGTTTTTGGTTGTATATTTGCTGGGGCGGTCCACGATTACATGTTGGGGATGGTATCTCTTAGGAATAATGGCGCACAACTACCCGCTTTAGCAGGTAAGTATATTAATAAAGGGACTATGCATGTAGTCAACTTGTTTGCTTGTTTACTATTATTATTGGTAGGTACTGTATTCGTTTCGTCGCCTGCAGCGCTTATTCAAAGCTTGCTTCCAGGTAACGTTGCTTTAATTATCATTATAATTGCTATTTTTATTTACTACATTATTTCAACTGTTTTACCAATTGACCAAGCAATGGGGAAAGTATATCCTTGGTTTGGTGCAATACTTATCATTTCAACTTTAGCAATCGGTTTAACATTAATCTTTGGAGATCACTCAATGATTGAATTGTCTTCAGCTACTATGTCGAACTTTCATCCTAAAGGCTTGGCTATTTTCCCAGGTATCTTCTTCACTATTTCTTGTGGAGCGATGTCAGGTTTCCATGCAACCCAAGCACCAATGGTATCTCGTACAATGGAAAATGAACGTGAAGGGCGTTTCACTTTCTATGGTATGATGATCGCTGAAGGTGTTATCGCGATGATTTGGGTGGCAGCTTCATTAGCCTTATTTGACGGTGAAACTTTATCAGGTATGATTGATGCAGGTACTGCTTCAGCAGTTGTGAATGCCGTGTCATTAGAATTGTTAGGACCAATATTTGGTACTTTGGCAATTATTGGGGTTATTGTGTTACCATTATCTTCTGGTCTATCTGCATTCCGTTCATTGCGTATTATTATTGCAGACTATACCCACATGAAACAGGACACATTGCCGAAGATAATGACAATCACCTTACCAATTTATGTGATTTCATTCTTCTTAACCTTTGTGGACTTTAATATCTTATGGCGTTACTTCAACTGGGCCAACCAAGTTACAGCGGTACTAGCTTTACTAGTAACAACACGCTACTTATTCCTAAAGGGTAGAAATTACTTCGTCACACTAGTGCCAAGTGTCTTTATGTTATATGCCGTTGTAGTCTACTTGTTAAGTGAACCAATTGGCTTTAACTTAGGATTAAGTAACTTATCCTACTGGGGCGGGGCAGCCATTACTTTAATTATTCTCGCACTATTCTGGAAACAAGGTATTGACCAAAAAGCGAAATTAGATCCTTCGTCTAAATTAATTAATGACCAGTTATCAATTCAAACGCTTTATCCAGAATTAGTAAATGAAAAATAA
- a CDS encoding VIT1/CCC1 transporter family protein: MSEQSKKESLMNGNYVKSMVYGGLDGIVTTFAVVAGATGGALSLDVVIILGFANLLADGLSMAVGDFLSSKSEGEFVENTIKKRRLDFKNDFSSEVAKLSANYQAKGISKDDADQISATLANYPEIFEQERVNSEFGDEEIETHPMRNALVTFFSFLIYGFIPLIAYVFASTNTFLMANTFAVACVLTAITLFILGASKSRLTHTNWFKSGMEMLLIGGAAALVAYGIGVLLGS, translated from the coding sequence TTGAGTGAACAAAGTAAAAAAGAATCTTTGATGAATGGCAATTACGTGAAAAGTATGGTTTACGGTGGCCTCGATGGTATTGTCACAACCTTCGCCGTCGTTGCAGGGGCAACTGGTGGTGCCTTATCACTTGACGTAGTCATCATCCTTGGCTTCGCCAATCTATTAGCAGATGGTTTATCTATGGCCGTTGGTGACTTCCTTTCAAGTAAGTCTGAGGGAGAGTTTGTTGAGAACACCATCAAAAAACGGCGTCTTGATTTTAAGAATGATTTTTCAAGTGAAGTGGCTAAATTATCTGCAAACTACCAAGCAAAAGGCATTTCAAAGGATGACGCCGATCAGATTTCAGCAACCCTAGCCAATTATCCTGAAATCTTTGAGCAAGAACGTGTGAATAGTGAGTTTGGGGATGAAGAAATCGAAACACATCCAATGAGAAATGCTTTAGTAACGTTCTTCTCATTTTTAATATATGGTTTTATCCCATTAATTGCCTACGTATTCGCCTCAACTAATACTTTTTTGATGGCCAATACCTTTGCAGTTGCATGCGTCTTAACCGCCATCACCCTATTTATCCTAGGTGCATCAAAATCACGTTTAACGCATACCAATTGGTTTAAATCTGGTATGGAAATGCTTCTGATTGGTGGTGCAGCCGCCCTAGTTGCCTATGGTATCGGTGTACTTTTAGGTAGCTAA
- a CDS encoding DUF1002 domain-containing protein translates to MEKFTKRILLTSGVLALGLAVAAPNKLADKIAIDPMFTYGETLDDSQYTETKKLLGVEDGATEIEVAVNELNDLLQDSYPYNQVYSSAYITPADNDGGVTVEIETPDTITDITEAQYENAAITAGAIDVDIKVASAVTVDGSGALAGVYKAFEDAGYSLDDDARQVAQDELAVTSSITQENEDTEGYSDSDMNAAIADIKAQIADLKDQNGGSISVDEITVIVNNVVNNYNLNGVISEDNIQAIIDQMKNFSNLELSEEQKTQLSNLASSLSDAASNVAASASSAIENADTEQLQEDAIGIWDRILSIVDNIFGTSFSSASDTTAE, encoded by the coding sequence ATGGAAAAGTTTACAAAACGAATTTTATTAACTAGTGGTGTTTTAGCTTTGGGACTTGCCGTAGCTGCACCAAATAAATTAGCAGATAAGATTGCTATTGACCCGATGTTTACATACGGGGAAACTTTAGATGATAGCCAATATACTGAAACAAAAAAATTATTAGGTGTTGAAGATGGCGCGACTGAAATCGAAGTGGCTGTTAATGAATTAAATGACTTATTACAAGATAGCTACCCATACAACCAAGTCTACTCTTCAGCTTATATCACACCAGCTGATAACGATGGTGGCGTAACGGTTGAAATCGAAACACCAGATACAATAACAGATATCACTGAAGCCCAATATGAGAATGCGGCCATTACTGCGGGTGCAATTGACGTAGATATTAAAGTGGCTTCTGCTGTTACAGTAGATGGTTCAGGTGCCTTAGCGGGTGTTTATAAAGCCTTTGAAGATGCTGGTTATTCATTAGATGATGATGCCCGTCAAGTGGCCCAAGATGAGTTAGCGGTAACTTCTTCAATTACACAAGAGAATGAAGATACTGAAGGTTACTCTGATAGCGACATGAACGCTGCGATTGCGGATATTAAAGCGCAAATTGCTGACTTGAAAGACCAAAATGGTGGCTCAATTTCAGTGGATGAAATTACTGTTATCGTGAATAATGTTGTGAATAACTACAACTTAAATGGTGTGATTTCTGAAGACAATATCCAAGCGATTATTGATCAAATGAAAAACTTCTCTAACCTTGAGTTAAGTGAAGAGCAAAAAACACAATTATCTAACTTAGCAAGCTCATTGTCTGACGCTGCAAGTAACGTTGCCGCTTCTGCTTCATCTGCAATCGAAAATGCAGATACTGAGCAATTACAAGAAGATGCTATAGGTATTTGGGACCGTATCCTTTCTATCGTAGATAATATCTTTGGTACAAGCTTCAGTTCTGCTAGTGACACAACAGCTGAATAA
- a CDS encoding RNA-guided endonuclease TnpB family protein, producing MQLTKTIKVQLYPSASDIEKFEETQQQFLNACNFVSTYIFDHDFELGQTTLHNALYHQIRQDFGLQSQMAQSVMRTVIARYKTVKTQFKQKPKRYKDIHTGKYHTLYKDLYHLTKPLGFKQPVAVFVRNRNYAYHQNNTYSLTTNQGRIKVSCDKQHIAYLQQFSQNAYKFGQAELLCRKGKWFLHVSASKEIDSPDETNIQRIVGIDRGLRQILTIADDTTHTTFYSGKSLMKKRRRFKELRQSLQAKNTKSSRRRLKTIERRENRWMNDVNHQLSKTLVDRYGANTLFVLEDLTNVTFNTTHHRKQDARYEHHSWRFFDFEEKLMYKALESGSQVLKVSAQFTSQRCPKCESIDKANRQQGKHLFTCQNCGYQSNDDRVAAINIQELGHRYLSSEKNPRFEKVVPIQNY from the coding sequence ATGCAGTTAACGAAAACGATTAAAGTGCAATTATACCCAAGTGCTAGTGATATTGAAAAGTTCGAAGAAACCCAACAACAGTTTTTAAACGCTTGTAATTTTGTTTCGACATATATCTTTGACCATGACTTTGAATTAGGTCAAACGACTTTGCACAACGCCTTGTATCATCAGATACGTCAGGATTTTGGGCTGCAATCGCAAATGGCCCAGTCCGTGATGCGTACGGTAATCGCGAGATATAAGACCGTGAAAACACAGTTTAAACAAAAACCTAAGCGTTATAAAGATATCCATACAGGTAAATATCATACGCTATATAAAGACCTTTACCATTTAACGAAACCCCTAGGGTTTAAGCAACCAGTAGCTGTGTTCGTACGTAATCGTAACTACGCTTATCACCAAAACAATACCTATTCACTGACGACCAATCAAGGACGAATTAAAGTGTCTTGTGATAAGCAACATATCGCTTATCTTCAACAATTTAGCCAGAATGCTTACAAGTTCGGTCAAGCTGAATTACTCTGTCGTAAGGGTAAGTGGTTCTTACACGTGTCCGCAAGTAAAGAGATAGACAGCCCAGATGAAACTAATATTCAACGGATTGTAGGCATTGACCGTGGTTTAAGACAGATACTAACTATTGCGGATGATACAACTCATACTACCTTCTATTCGGGTAAAAGCTTGATGAAGAAAAGACGGCGTTTTAAGGAATTGCGCCAGTCCTTACAAGCGAAGAACACCAAATCAAGTCGTAGACGCCTTAAAACAATTGAAAGACGAGAGAACCGCTGGATGAATGATGTGAACCATCAATTATCAAAGACACTCGTTGATCGATACGGGGCCAATACCTTGTTTGTGTTGGAAGATCTTACGAACGTTACTTTTAACACGACTCACCATCGTAAGCAAGATGCACGGTATGAACACCATTCTTGGCGATTCTTCGATTTTGAAGAAAAGTTAATGTATAAAGCTTTAGAAAGTGGTTCGCAAGTTTTAAAAGTATCCGCACAATTTACGTCCCAACGTTGTCCGAAATGCGAATCAATTGATAAAGCTAATAGACAACAAGGTAAGCACTTGTTTACTTGTCAGAATTGTGGGTATCAATCAAATGATGACCGTGTGGCAGCTATCAATATTCAAGAATTGGGTCACCGATATCTGTCGAGTGAGAAAAACCCGCGGTTTGAAAAAGTTGTGCCAATACAAAATTATTAA
- a CDS encoding Lrp/AsnC family transcriptional regulator — translation MNIEQKKELLAILAQDARLAPKTIANMIEANEEEVVAQIAAYEKDNVIAGYHTMINWDVADDNLLSAMVEVNVDLHHGVSYQDIAETIYQYDQVESLYLMSGTYDFLLLTKRLTMVDISKFISKLAAIDEVSATTTHIVMNRYKEQGVVYKDIKEHGGRMVISQ, via the coding sequence ATGAACATCGAACAGAAAAAAGAATTGTTAGCTATCTTAGCGCAGGATGCGCGATTAGCACCTAAAACTATTGCTAACATGATTGAAGCTAACGAAGAAGAAGTCGTTGCGCAAATCGCTGCTTATGAAAAAGATAACGTGATTGCCGGCTACCACACCATGATCAACTGGGACGTTGCCGATGACAACTTGCTATCAGCGATGGTAGAAGTCAATGTTGATTTACACCACGGTGTATCTTATCAAGACATTGCAGAAACCATTTACCAATATGATCAAGTAGAATCTTTATACTTGATGTCAGGTACTTATGATTTCCTATTATTAACCAAGCGTTTAACGATGGTAGATATCTCTAAATTTATCTCTAAATTAGCAGCTATCGACGAAGTTAGCGCTACAACAACCCACATTGTAATGAACCGCTATAAAGAACAAGGGGTTGTCTATAAAGATATCAAAGAACATGGCGGACGTATGGTGATCTCACAATGA